TGTTGGAGATGAGGAACAGCACCGAGTCGATTTCGTTGACGCGGAACAGCAGTTGAATAGACGCCACCAGATAATTCACGTTATCCGAAAGCTGCATGGCTTCTACGACTTGACGGGTGATCAGCGCGACTTTTTCAGGTGCCAGCGGTCCGTCAGAGCGGCCATCAAATGCACCGTTGGCGAGCGCAATGGCACACATCATCAGCTTGAGTGCGCGATCGTTATCCGTGTCTAAATCGGTTTCCGCATCCCATAATTTCGCTTCGAGCGACTCGAAATCGGCATTAGCGTAGTTAAGGATTTCGACCACGAGATGCGCTGGCAGAACATCGGCTTCGGGCAAAGAGATCGTACGGGTAAAAACATCCCGATAAAATTGATGCAGGGCTCGAGTGCGAGCGTAATTATTCATATTTTACGTGACCTGTGGTGACACAATTTTTAGCCAATGCTGCAGATGCTGAAAGGTTATCACCGTGGCGGCAACCATAATGGGGGGAACAAAACCTAAATGAAGGGCTTATTTTCGATATTAGAAAGGGAGGGGAATGACGTAATAAAGGAAGAGAGGCAAAAAAAAAGGCTGCTGTTTCCAGCAACCTTTTCTGTATGTTCTGCGAAATTAACGCAGCAGGGACAGCATCGCCTGTGGAACCTGGTTTGCCTGAGACAGTACAGAAGTACCAGCCTGCTGCAGGATCTGCGCGCGAGACATGTTAGAAACTTCGGTAGCGTAGTCAGCATCCTGAATACGGGACTGTGCAGCAGACAGGTTGCTGATAGAGTTGTTCAGGTTGTTGATGGTAGATTCGAAACGGTTCTGAATCGCACCCATGTTTGAACGAGCGCCATCGATTTTAGCGATAGCGGCGTCAGCTGCAGAGATTACGGTCTGTGCAGTTGAGTTGTTAGAAATGGTAGTGCTCAGAGTGGAGCTCAGAGTACCAGAAGTTGCGTTGATCAGCGCGGTGCTGTCAATTTTGATGGTGTCGTTAGCAGAAGTACCAGCACCAACCTGAATGCTCAGGGAAGTAGATACTGCACCGTTCAGCAGGCTCTTACCGTTGAAGTTAGCACCACCAGCGATACGGTCGATTTCAGACAGACGCTGAGTGATTTCAGTGTTAACTGAAGTCAGGTCGGTAGAACCGTTGGTGTCGTTTGCTGCCTGAACTGCCAGCTCACGGATACGTTGTAAGTTGGAGTTGATTTCGTTCAGGTTACCTTCAGCGGTCTGTACCAGAGAGATACCGTCGTTGGCGTTACGCGCTGCCTGAGTCATACCTTTAATCTGGGAGGTCATACGGTTTGCAATCGCCTGACCAGCAGCATCGTCTTTAGAGCTGTTGATACGCAGACCAGAAGACAGACGCTCGATAGCAGTGCCCAGGGAAGACTGAGATTTGCTCAGGTTGTTCTGAGTGGTCAGGGACAACAGGTTAGTATTGATAACAGCCATGGTTAAATTCCTTCAAATTGGTTTTTAGGGTCGGTGTCTAACACTCACGGCGTCTCTCACCGTCAACAAGGTTATCGACGGGTCTGAAAAAGACTTTAGAAAATATCGAAGGATTTTTTTAATTATCTGTTTTTTAACGAATTATTTTTTCACTCACTCCCTAAGCATCTCTTTTATATGTACAAATCCTCATCTCCGACGCATAGGGTTTGCGCTCTTTATTAATGGTTGAACCTGGCGTTGAAAAGTGATGGAGGGGGTTATGCTTATATAAGCATCCGTTTAAGGGGGTAATTCCGCGATTTATTTTTTTGGGCTTACCGTAAACTTTTCCCGCATATAGCCGATATATGTCTGAAACTACCATTGACAAGGAACAATGTATGGCGACTATCAGTAACCTCGGCGTAGGTATGGCTGGGCTGTCCGACCTTTACGACAAGTTGCAGGCGGCAGAAGAGACAAAACTAACGGCGATCGCCAAGCAGAAGACCACATACGACGCGCAGATTACCGGTTATGGCAAATTACAAAGCTCACTGACCAACCTGCAAACCGCTGCGGCTAAGCTTGCCAACACTGATACCTGGAACTCAACAACCGTTTCCAGTACGAATACTGCGTTTGCTGCGACCACCTCAACCAATGCTAACGTTGGTGAATTCACGATCAATGTCAGCAAGATTGCGAAAGGTCAGGTTCTGACAACAGCGCCTGGCACCATTGATAGCAATACCAAACAGCTCGGCGGCACCACTGCGGATAACACCCGTACTATTACCATTACTCAGGCTGGTGCTGACAGCAAACCGATGACGGTGAAACTGGCAGACGGTGATACCTCTTTAAATGGTATTGCTAAAGCGATTAACGCAGCCAACGGCGGCGTGACCGCAAGCGTAGTGAAAGCCGATAACGGTGATTACCGCTTGATGTTGTCTTCCAAAACCACCGGTTCTGATTCGAACATGACGGTATCGGTGACGGGCGACGACACGCTGAACAACGTGATTGGCAGCGCTGCGCTTAACGAACAGGTTAAATCGCAAAATGCCGTTGTGAACGTTAACGGTATCGACATCATCCGTCAGAGCAATGTTATCAACGACGCGATGCCAGGCGTGACCTTAACCCTGAAAGCACAAAGCACAGCAGATGAAACGCTGTCGGTCACTCGCTCCACCGCGGATAACAAAAAAGCCATTACCGACTGGGTTGCAGCCTATAACTCATTACAGTCGACAATCGCTTCTCTGACCAAATACGAACCGCCTGCGACGGGTGCTACCGCCCAGTCCTCCAGCAACGGCGTCTTGATGGGTGATAGCACCATCAGGGGAGTACAGTCCGATCTGCGCTCTTTATTGACCAATGTACAGAGTGGATCGTATGCGATTATGGCGCAGTTGGGCATCACTCAGGATCCAATCAAAGCCGCTGATGGCGCAGTTGGGAACCTGAAGATTGATGACAAGAAGCTGACCCAGGTGTTAGCGGATAACCCAGCAGGCGTGCAGGCATACTTTGTTGGTGACGGTAAAACCACCGGTTTCGCCACCCAGTTGAATAACAAACTGACCGATATGCTCAGCACATCCGTCGGTAAAGAAGGTGTTATTCAAAATGCGAAAGACGGTATCAATGCCACGCTGAAATCTATCGGTAAGCGTTACGAAGCGATGGAACTCACCATTGATGCCACGATGGCGCGCTACAAAAAGCAATTTAGTGATTTAGATGCCCTGGTCACCAAATTTAATGGTACCGCCAGCTATCTGACTCAACAGTTCAGCAATAAGTAGTAGAAGAGAAAGGAACCTTTATGTATAGCAAATCTGGTGTACAGGCCTATCAGAAGGTAGGTGTTGAATCTGCCGTCTTAAGTGCCAGCCCGCACCAGTTGGTTGTCATGCTATTTGACGGTGTCCATAGCGCGCTTGTTCGAGCGCGCCTTTTCCTTGAGCAGGGTGATATCCCTGCCAAAGGAGAAGCGCTATCGAAAGCCATTAATATTATCGACAATGGGCTTAAAGCTGGGCTGAACATGGATGTCGGGGGCACGCTTCCCCATAATCTTTCAGCACTTTACGACTATATGGTACGCCGTTTGTTGCACGCTAACCTGCGTAACGACGTCGAGGCTATCGTTGAAGTTGAAGCACTGCTGCTCAATATTTCCGACGCCTGGAAGCAAATCAACCCAGGTTTTCCTCCCACGCAGGATCAATTTTGATGAACGACTCCAGCTTATCCCTAAAAAAGTGGCATGCACTTTCTGCGCTGAGCAATACCATGCTGAGCCTTGCTCAATCCGGGAAATGGGATGAGCTTATTGAACAGGAGGTCGCCTACGTTTCGCTGGTAGAAAAGATCAGCATTACCCCCTTCCCGCCTGGCAGTAAGCATATACAGGATCAGGCAATGGTGATGCTGAACAATGTGCTGCAGAATGAAATGACACTGAAAACTCTGCTGCAGGAACGGATGGATGAACTGCACGGTTTGATGGCCCAGACCGGCAAGCAGAAAAATGTGAATATTACCTATGGAAGACTTTCCGGTAACGTTTTGTTTCCCGGTGAGATCAATCAGTAATCCACATTAGCGGTTTATCATCCATACTCCAGAGATTCGCCGATAACGGCCTCTGGAGCACGGAAGATGAAAAATCCCACGCTATTACAATGTTTTCACTGGTATTACCCCACCGGCGGTGAATTGTGGCCGGAAGTGACTGCCCTGGCTCCCAATCTTAATGAAATCGGCATCAATATGATTTGGCTGCCCCCCGCTTACAAAGGCGCATCGGGCGGTTATTCAGTTGGCTACGACTCGTACGATTTGTTCGACCTCGGTGAGTTTGATCAAAAAGGCTCTGTTGCCACTAAGTATGGTGATAAGGCCCAATTGCTTGAAACCATCGCGGCGTTAAAAAGTAATGACATTGCGGTGCTGCTGGACGTGGTGGTGAACCACAAAATGGGTGCGGATGAAAAAGAGCCCATCCGTGTGCAGCGCGTTAATGAGCAGGACCGGACCCAGATCGACGATGAAGTCATCGAATGCGAAGCCTGGACCCGCTACACCTTCCCTGTCCGCGCCGGTCAATATTCTCAGTTTGTCTGGGATTTCAAATGCTTTAGCGGCATTGATCATATCGAAAACCCGAACGAGGACAGCATCTTTAAAATCGTCAATGATTACACCGGCGAAGGCTGGAACGATCAGGTCGATAATGAGTTGGGGAATTTCGACTATTTGATGGGCGAAAACATTGATTTTCGCAATCATGCCGTGACGGAAGAGATCAAATACTGGGCACGTTGGGTCATGGAACAGACCCAGTGCGACGGTTTTCGACTCGATGCAGTCAAACATATCCCCGCCTGGTTCTACAAAGAGTGGATCGAACACGTCCAGGAAGTCGCGCCAAAACCGCTGTTTATCGTGGCAGAATACTGGTCCCACGAAGTCGACAAATTGCAGCAATACATTGAGCAGGTCGAAGGCAAAACCATGCTGTTCGACGCCCCGCTGCAAATGAAATTCCATGAAGCGTCTCGCCAGGGACGTGACTATGACATGAGCCAGATTTTCACCGGTACGCTGGTTGAAGCCGATCCGTTCCACGCAGTGACGCTGGTGGCCAACCATGACACCCAACCCCTTCAGGCGTTAGAGGCCCCGGTCGAATCCTGGTTCAAACCCCTCGCCTACGCATTAATCCTGCTGCGCGAAAACGGCGTACCCAGCGTGTTTTACCCCGATCTCTTTGGCGCGAGCTATGAAGACACGGGCGGCGACGGCGAAACTTACCCTATCGAAATGCCGATTATCGAACAGCTGCACGAGCTGATCCTCGCCCGTCAACGCTTTGCCCATGGGGTACAAACGCTCTATTTTGATCATCCAAACTGTATTGCGTTCAGCCGCAGCGGCACGGATGAAGAGCCAGGCTGTGTGGTAGTGTTGTCTAACGGTGATGAGGGCGAAAAAGTGATCTGTCTGGGCGAGAATTACGGCAACAAGAGCTGGCGTGATTTCCTCGGCAACCGTGAAGAGACGGTAACTACCGCCGCAGATGGCGAAGGCACGTTCACCTGTAACGGCGGCAGCGTGAGTATCTGGGTGATGGAGGATGTACTGTAAGGGATAAGATTTTGTTTGCCGGGTAAGGCAGCGTTGCCACCCGGCACACACGTTATGGCAAGGTGCTTTCGAGAGGATTTTTAGTCAGGTATTGCGCGCATTCTACCGTTGGACGGTCAACGCGTTGTAATTCCATACCATCATATTCCAGGGTATTGCCTTCACGTTCCAGTTGATAAATATCCAGTTTGCGCGTGACGTTATAGAAATCATCTGAGCGCAGCATGATTTTACCTGGCACAGCTACCACTCGCTGCCACTGACGACAATCCAGCGTGTCGCCCTCTTCCGTCACCACAAGCGTTGCAATCGCCTGCGGACTCACCAATTTGCTTTGTGGCCCTGTCGACTGCCAGTAGCCCGCCAGATGTGCAGGGACCGGATGTTTAATCACTTCCTGATAATTATCGACCTGCACACAACCGGTCAACGCCAGCAGCGCGCCAACCATCACTATTTTTTTCATCATCTTTCCTGCCTGCGAAGAAAAAAATATTGTGGCATTAAAGCGTTAAAGCTGCCAGCGCAAGATTCTGAATGCGTAGCAAGGACTACACCTGCATCGACATCATTTCCTGATAAGCCGTAACCAGCTTATTTCGTACCTGGATGCCCATCTGTAAAGAGACAGACGATTTTTGCAAATCGGTCATTACGTCGTTCAAAGCCACGCCAGGTTCGCCGAGAGTGAACTTCTCCGCCTGGGTGCGCGCAGCGTTTTGCGTATCGCTGATGCG
This sequence is a window from Enterobacter sp. 638. Protein-coding genes within it:
- the fliD gene encoding flagellar filament capping protein FliD, translated to MATISNLGVGMAGLSDLYDKLQAAEETKLTAIAKQKTTYDAQITGYGKLQSSLTNLQTAAAKLANTDTWNSTTVSSTNTAFAATTSTNANVGEFTINVSKIAKGQVLTTAPGTIDSNTKQLGGTTADNTRTITITQAGADSKPMTVKLADGDTSLNGIAKAINAANGGVTASVVKADNGDYRLMLSSKTTGSDSNMTVSVTGDDTLNNVIGSAALNEQVKSQNAVVNVNGIDIIRQSNVINDAMPGVTLTLKAQSTADETLSVTRSTADNKKAITDWVAAYNSLQSTIASLTKYEPPATGATAQSSSNGVLMGDSTIRGVQSDLRSLLTNVQSGSYAIMAQLGITQDPIKAADGAVGNLKIDDKKLTQVLADNPAGVQAYFVGDGKTTGFATQLNNKLTDMLSTSVGKEGVIQNAKDGINATLKSIGKRYEAMELTIDATMARYKKQFSDLDALVTKFNGTASYLTQQFSNK
- a CDS encoding flagellin; the protein is MAVINTNLLSLTTQNNLSKSQSSLGTAIERLSSGLRINSSKDDAAGQAIANRMTSQIKGMTQAARNANDGISLVQTAEGNLNEINSNLQRIRELAVQAANDTNGSTDLTSVNTEITQRLSEIDRIAGGANFNGKSLLNGAVSTSLSIQVGAGTSANDTIKIDSTALINATSGTLSSTLSTTISNNSTAQTVISAADAAIAKIDGARSNMGAIQNRFESTINNLNNSISNLSAAQSRIQDADYATEVSNMSRAQILQQAGTSVLSQANQVPQAMLSLLR
- the yedD gene encoding lipoprotein YedD — translated: MKKIVMVGALLALTGCVQVDNYQEVIKHPVPAHLAGYWQSTGPQSKLVSPQAIATLVVTEEGDTLDCRQWQRVVAVPGKIMLRSDDFYNVTRKLDIYQLEREGNTLEYDGMELQRVDRPTVECAQYLTKNPLESTLP
- the fliT gene encoding flagella biosynthesis regulatory protein FliT → MNDSSLSLKKWHALSALSNTMLSLAQSGKWDELIEQEVAYVSLVEKISITPFPPGSKHIQDQAMVMLNNVLQNEMTLKTLLQERMDELHGLMAQTGKQKNVNITYGRLSGNVLFPGEINQ
- the fliS gene encoding flagellar export chaperone FliS, which translates into the protein MYSKSGVQAYQKVGVESAVLSASPHQLVVMLFDGVHSALVRARLFLEQGDIPAKGEALSKAINIIDNGLKAGLNMDVGGTLPHNLSALYDYMVRRLLHANLRNDVEAIVEVEALLLNISDAWKQINPGFPPTQDQF
- the amyA gene encoding alpha-amylase, whose product is MKNPTLLQCFHWYYPTGGELWPEVTALAPNLNEIGINMIWLPPAYKGASGGYSVGYDSYDLFDLGEFDQKGSVATKYGDKAQLLETIAALKSNDIAVLLDVVVNHKMGADEKEPIRVQRVNEQDRTQIDDEVIECEAWTRYTFPVRAGQYSQFVWDFKCFSGIDHIENPNEDSIFKIVNDYTGEGWNDQVDNELGNFDYLMGENIDFRNHAVTEEIKYWARWVMEQTQCDGFRLDAVKHIPAWFYKEWIEHVQEVAPKPLFIVAEYWSHEVDKLQQYIEQVEGKTMLFDAPLQMKFHEASRQGRDYDMSQIFTGTLVEADPFHAVTLVANHDTQPLQALEAPVESWFKPLAYALILLRENGVPSVFYPDLFGASYEDTGGDGETYPIEMPIIEQLHELILARQRFAHGVQTLYFDHPNCIAFSRSGTDEEPGCVVVLSNGDEGEKVICLGENYGNKSWRDFLGNREETVTTAADGEGTFTCNGGSVSIWVMEDVL
- the fliE gene encoding flagellar hook-basal body complex protein FliE — translated: MAIQGIEGVISQLQATAMTARNTSVADTQPEISFAGQLHAALDRISDTQNAARTQAEKFTLGEPGVALNDVMTDLQKSSVSLQMGIQVRNKLVTAYQEMMSMQV